Proteins encoded by one window of Patescibacteria group bacterium:
- a CDS encoding DUF1801 domain-containing protein, protein MKKYATVEDYISSYDPETREKLELMRKIIKEAAPEAVESISYGMPGYKLNGKQFLYFGGFPTHIGFYPLPCAIREFSHDIKKFKHSKGAIQFSLAEPLPIGLIKRMVKYRISELEDNNSC, encoded by the coding sequence ATGAAAAAATATGCAACGGTTGAGGATTATATTTCTTCATACGATCCTGAAACTCGGGAGAAATTGGAATTGATGCGGAAAATTATTAAAGAAGCCGCACCGGAAGCCGTCGAATCGATCAGCTACGGCATGCCTGGTTATAAACTGAACGGAAAGCAGTTTCTCTACTTCGGCGGATTTCCTACCCACATCGGTTTTTACCCCCTGCCGTGTGCGATCAGAGAATTTTCCCACGACATTAAGAAATTCAAACACTCCAAGGGGGCAATTCAATTTTCCCTTGCTGAACCTTTGCCGATAGGGTTAATAAAAAGAATGGTTAAGTATCGAATAAGTGAACTGGAAGATAATAACTCGTGTTAA
- a CDS encoding Type 1 glutamine amidotransferase-like domain-containing protein: MNIFLTSQASRVLDKIVEMLPKPPRELRVAFIPTASDPYEEHPWLDEDRAKFIELGFNVIDFDLKYKTEDETRQALKNFDILFVAGGNTFYLLSEARKSGFCKVAKEMVEAGKIYIGSSAGSYIACPTIEAATWKNPEKERFGLVDLRALCFVDFILTAHYKDKYKDAVAEGKKTSRYRVVVLTDEQFVDKDGKIY; the protein is encoded by the coding sequence ATGAATATTTTTCTTACTTCACAAGCGTCGAGGGTTTTGGATAAGATTGTGGAAATGCTACCAAAACCACCCAGAGAACTCAGGGTGGCATTTATTCCGACAGCATCCGATCCCTACGAAGAGCATCCGTGGTTAGATGAGGATCGAGCGAAGTTTATCGAACTTGGATTTAATGTTATTGACTTCGATTTGAAGTATAAAACAGAGGATGAAACGCGCCAAGCTCTTAAAAATTTTGATATTTTGTTTGTTGCTGGTGGTAACACATTCTATCTTCTGAGCGAAGCAAGGAAGAGCGGGTTCTGCAAAGTTGCAAAGGAAATGGTTGAAGCTGGCAAAATTTACATTGGATCTAGTGCGGGAAGTTACATCGCTTGCCCAACAATCGAAGCAGCCACATGGAAAAATCCGGAGAAAGAACGATTTGGGCTGGTTGATCTAAGGGCTTTGTGCTTCGTAGATTTTATACTCACAGCACACTACAAAGACAAATATAAGGATGCAGTGGCTGAAGGCAAAAAAACTTCTAGATACCGTGTAGTTGTATTAACTGACGAACAATTTGTTGATAAAGATGGAAAAATTTACTAA
- a CDS encoding hydrolase, translating into MAKQLNENGKELGPNDETGCCPRFDPKPWDGKVIEWEAKKFIKDRVRTFMFMPINFGKVMTRAMKKIDDSDAKSDVGLCLSDHTSKWNMDIYIAVSKEVKDADNVTISGKFLSKVYDGPFKDTGIWCKDFENYAKKEGHEIKKWYMSYTTCPACAKKYGHNYVIVLGQI; encoded by the coding sequence ATGGCAAAACAATTAAATGAGAATGGAAAAGAGCTGGGACCGAATGATGAAACCGGCTGCTGCCCGCGATTTGATCCCAAACCGTGGGATGGAAAAGTTATTGAATGGGAAGCTAAAAAGTTTATAAAAGACCGCGTCAGAACGTTTATGTTCATGCCGATTAACTTTGGCAAAGTAATGACTAGAGCGATGAAAAAGATCGATGATTCAGATGCCAAGTCAGACGTCGGACTCTGCTTATCTGACCATACTTCAAAATGGAATATGGACATTTACATTGCCGTATCCAAAGAAGTTAAAGACGCGGATAATGTGACGATTTCCGGCAAGTTTTTATCCAAAGTTTACGATGGCCCGTTCAAAGATACGGGCATTTGGTGTAAGGATTTCGAGAATTATGCAAAAAAAGAGGGTCACGAGATTAAAAAGTGGTACATGTCCTACACTACCTGCCCTGCCTGTGCCAAAAAATACGGCCATAATTATGTGATTGTCTTGGGACAAATTTAA
- a CDS encoding DUF998 domain-containing protein, with protein MKKISIFGFLGTATYLLTIIIGGLFRDNYRLFIDPISRIFARGLPGSWAIALFLTLGNFLIIAIAIGIFIRSKNTFIKTGMIFLIFSGIIASILYNFFPMDPWLGGRTPADVIHNDIFGVVVASIIFALFFFALGAKFELRYKSLSKYLWATFIAFLAVSVAGGISWDNFPYLTGSLESIFLLIFMQWLIVISRTLQLEHNKNN; from the coding sequence ATGAAAAAAATATCAATTTTCGGTTTTCTTGGGACCGCTACATATCTTTTAACAATTATCATCGGTGGACTTTTTAGAGACAACTATCGGCTTTTTATTGACCCGATCAGCCGTATTTTTGCACGAGGCCTTCCTGGAAGCTGGGCCATTGCCCTGTTTCTTACACTAGGCAATTTTTTGATAATTGCGATCGCGATTGGGATATTTATTCGCTCAAAAAATACTTTTATCAAAACCGGAATGATTTTTTTGATTTTTTCAGGGATCATCGCGAGCATACTGTATAATTTTTTTCCAATGGATCCATGGCTCGGCGGCCGGACCCCGGCAGATGTCATACACAATGATATTTTTGGGGTTGTTGTTGCGAGTATTATTTTTGCCTTGTTTTTCTTTGCCCTGGGAGCCAAATTTGAACTGAGATACAAGAGTTTGTCCAAATATCTTTGGGCGACATTTATTGCGTTCCTCGCAGTTAGTGTTGCCGGCGGAATATCCTGGGATAATTTTCCCTATCTCACCGGCTCACTTGAGAGTATTTTTTTGTTAATCTTCATGCAATGGCTCATTGTGATTTCAAGAACGCTTCAACTAGAGCATAATAAAAACAATTAG
- a CDS encoding fibronectin type III domain-containing protein, whose product MTTRKFTNMSAMDDYEFTFNSPFTVHPGVNYQLVLWLTDKNEADLSGTFYWRVSTDASCYPDGYIKINTINDYPALDFGFQVYGTKASVPADGDNPSDQTEETTGSTPSENVSSSIAKPTSLAAAYVSDSTPKGVKLTWKASTTTDIDGYRIYRSTVKGKSYSRIGQVEKTKLEFVDQAAEASQTYYYVVRAYKASDESASSNEASLQVPADAAPISPQNLHVVSFTDSKIKVAWDKNPESNITAYTLVIYKGDNVVETVTLPVASTENIFSNLSANTDYRITVLASNDKGISSSVSEITQKTAAGATQVSAGKFEMTTLTWILSGIAVLLIGTLILLILRRKRLAKKIIR is encoded by the coding sequence ATGACGACACGGAAATTTACAAATATGTCAGCCATGGATGATTATGAATTTACTTTTAATTCCCCTTTCACCGTACACCCTGGAGTAAATTACCAATTAGTGCTGTGGCTCACAGACAAGAATGAAGCTGATTTGTCGGGCACTTTTTATTGGAGGGTTTCGACAGATGCATCTTGCTATCCCGATGGTTATATCAAGATCAATACAATAAATGATTACCCGGCTTTGGATTTTGGTTTCCAAGTTTACGGAACAAAGGCATCGGTCCCAGCAGATGGTGATAATCCTTCTGACCAAACTGAAGAAACGACCGGGTCTACGCCATCCGAAAATGTTTCATCATCTATTGCCAAACCGACTTCCCTTGCTGCGGCATATGTCTCTGATTCAACACCCAAAGGCGTGAAATTGACTTGGAAAGCATCAACAACTACAGATATCGATGGCTATCGCATTTACCGCTCAACCGTGAAGGGAAAGAGCTATTCCAGGATTGGGCAAGTTGAAAAGACCAAATTGGAGTTTGTCGACCAGGCCGCCGAAGCATCACAAACATACTATTATGTAGTCCGTGCTTATAAAGCTTCTGATGAATCAGCGAGTTCCAACGAAGCTTCGCTTCAGGTTCCAGCCGATGCCGCACCTATTTCACCACAAAATTTGCACGTTGTTTCATTTACTGACTCTAAAATCAAAGTTGCTTGGGATAAAAATCCGGAATCAAATATCACAGCTTATACCTTGGTGATTTACAAAGGAGACAATGTTGTCGAGACAGTAACCCTGCCAGTTGCAAGCACAGAAAATATTTTTTCAAATTTAAGTGCCAATACCGATTACCGCATTACGGTACTTGCTTCAAACGATAAAGGTATCTCCTCTTCCGTATCCGAAATTACGCAGAAAACCGCAGCGGGCGCAACTCAAGTTTCTGCCGGGAAATTCGAAATGACGACCTTGACCTGGATATTGTCCGGAATAGCGGTCCTCTTGATCGGCACCTTGATACTCCTAATTTTGCGACGAAAAAGATTGGCAAAAAAGATCATACGATAA
- a CDS encoding ferritin family protein → MSKTQENLLKAFAGESMARNKYTFFAKKATAEGLIWIAKVFEETADNERAHAEEEYEKMEPAVEMTNTYDINSLGTTLENLRHAAAGENFEWTKMYPEFEKTAEEEGNAEAAKLFKEIKEVEEKHDERYTILADKLEKGELYKSENEIEWKCLNCGYIHKGTSAPDKCPLCTKPQGWYMGLGIVR, encoded by the coding sequence ATGAGCAAAACACAGGAGAATTTACTTAAAGCGTTTGCCGGCGAATCGATGGCGAGAAACAAGTACACATTCTTTGCCAAGAAAGCGACAGCTGAGGGATTAATTTGGATTGCTAAAGTGTTTGAGGAAACGGCCGACAATGAGCGGGCGCATGCCGAGGAAGAATACGAAAAAATGGAGCCAGCTGTCGAGATGACAAATACTTACGACATTAATTCTTTGGGCACGACACTCGAGAATTTACGCCATGCCGCCGCCGGCGAGAATTTTGAATGGACGAAAATGTATCCAGAATTTGAGAAAACCGCGGAAGAAGAAGGAAACGCTGAAGCTGCCAAACTTTTCAAGGAGATCAAAGAGGTCGAAGAGAAACACGACGAGCGCTATACAATTCTTGCGGACAAACTTGAAAAGGGTGAACTATACAAATCCGAGAATGAGATTGAATGGAAATGCCTAAATTGCGGATACATTCATAAAGGAACTTCCGCACCCGACAAGTGTCCTCTCTGCACCAAGCCACAAGGCTGGTATATGGGATTGGGAATCGTCAGATAA
- the rpoD gene encoding RNA polymerase sigma factor RpoD: MAKKVFQLKKEEPLPFSEEVNKLLGKGKSHGFVTAREMIQAMPEPEKNVAELDEIFDYMFLKGIEFKESAPGGIIATAIGDDKAKSKYDKDLDISGIADDDSVRMYLREIGRIPLLSTEDEVRLAKRVESGDKVAKKKLAEANLRLVVSIAKKYLGRGLSLLDLIQEGNTGLMRAVEKFDYKKGYKFSTYATWWIRQAITRAIADQARTIRIPVHMIETINKLIRVQRQLVQDLGREPTPEEIAQEMGLDLDKVEHIIKISQETVSLEAPVGEEEDSKLSDFIEDDKNLSPEESAIYQLLKGHVNEFLGELSPREQKILRMRFGLENGRTHTLEEVGQEFGVTRERIRQIEAKALQKLKKHEKSEELRDYLK, translated from the coding sequence ATGGCAAAAAAAGTATTTCAACTCAAAAAAGAAGAACCACTGCCATTTTCAGAAGAGGTAAATAAGCTTCTTGGAAAAGGTAAATCCCATGGTTTTGTTACGGCAAGAGAAATGATCCAGGCGATGCCGGAGCCGGAAAAAAATGTTGCTGAACTCGATGAGATATTTGATTATATGTTCCTAAAGGGCATCGAATTCAAAGAAAGTGCACCTGGCGGAATAATTGCAACTGCAATCGGCGATGACAAAGCCAAAAGTAAATATGACAAAGACCTTGATATATCAGGAATTGCCGATGACGATTCTGTCCGCATGTATTTACGTGAAATCGGCCGCATTCCTCTTCTGTCCACTGAAGACGAAGTCCGCCTAGCAAAGAGAGTTGAATCAGGGGACAAGGTTGCGAAGAAAAAGTTGGCCGAAGCTAATCTGCGGTTGGTTGTTTCCATTGCCAAAAAATATCTTGGCCGCGGGCTATCGCTTCTCGACTTGATCCAAGAGGGAAATACGGGATTGATGCGCGCAGTTGAGAAATTCGATTATAAAAAAGGCTATAAATTCTCGACATATGCCACTTGGTGGATTCGCCAAGCGATAACTCGAGCTATTGCCGACCAGGCGAGAACAATTCGGATTCCGGTTCACATGATTGAGACGATTAACAAGTTGATCCGTGTCCAACGCCAACTGGTTCAGGATCTTGGCCGCGAACCGACTCCGGAGGAAATTGCCCAAGAAATGGGGCTTGATCTTGATAAAGTCGAACATATTATCAAAATTTCACAAGAAACAGTTTCTCTTGAAGCACCCGTGGGCGAAGAGGAGGATTCTAAACTTTCCGATTTTATCGAAGACGACAAGAACTTGTCGCCGGAGGAATCGGCGATTTATCAACTTCTTAAGGGCCACGTTAACGAGTTTCTTGGCGAGCTTTCACCGCGCGAGCAGAAAATTTTGCGTATGAGATTTGGGCTTGAGAACGGACGCACGCATACACTTGAGGAAGTCGGCCAGGAATTCGGCGTCACCCGCGAACGAATTCGCCAGATCGAAGCTAAAGCCCTGCAAAAACTCAAGAAACACGAAAAATCAGAAGAGTTAAGAGACTACCTGAAATAG